From the Planktothricoides raciborskii GIHE-MW2 genome, the window ACAACTCTTGGAAGCGCCAAATATTGTTAAAGTTTTTCACTATGCCCGCTTTGACATGGCAATGTTAAGATCTCATTTAGATATCTATGTTCAGCCGGTATTTTGTTCTAAAATTGCCAGCAAACTAGCCCGAACTTATACCCCAAATCATGGCCTAAAATCCGTGGTCAAAGAACTGGAAAATATAGACTTAGATAAAACTTCCCAAAGCTCTGATTGGGGCAATGCCGCAAACCTCTCCGATGCTCAATTAAAATATGCGGCAAATGATGTGAAATATTTGTTGCCAGTGCAGCAGAAATTAACGGCGATATTGCAGAGAGAAGACCGTTGGAAATTAGCCCTGGATTGTTTTAACTGTTTGCCGGTGTTTGTATCTTTAGATTTACTGCAATATCAAGATATTTTTCAGCATTAATCAGGACTTACGCATCAACGCTATCGGTAGGGTGTGAAGCGCGAACCGTAACGCACCAATATCCTATATATAGATTCCTTGCGTAAGTCCTAATTAATTTTATTTTTGCTTGAGGTTTTACCGTCAACCGTCAACCGTCACCTTTATTTTCCCAGTAATTATTAACTTAAATATGTCACCAGATATCAATAATCTTTCCCTAGAAGAACAGGTCGCCCAGTTGTTCGTGGTTCGGGCATCGGGTCATTTATTTGACCATCAAATTGAATTTCCTGATTGGGAACCCCCCGCCGCGACTTTACAGCATTGGATTGCTGATTTAGGGGTTGGTGGGGTGATTTTTGTCGGCGGCAGTGCCGGGGATTTGATGTTGCGATCGCACATCCTGCAATCCCAAGCCAAATTTCCCCTACTGTTAGCCGCAGACGTGGAAGAAGGAGTGGGTCAGCGGTTTCCTGGGGCGACTTGGTTTGCACCGCCAATGGCTCTGAGTACCATTGCTCAGAAAGATTTAGCCAAAGCGAAAGAATTTGCTTACCTGATGGGGTCGGCGATCGCCCAAGAAAGTTTAGCGATCGGCTTAAATTGGGTACTGGCGCCCGTGGTGGACGTGAACAATAATCCCGATAATCCGGTGATTAACGTGCGTTCCTTTGGGGAAACCCCGCACCTGGTGGCAGAATTGACCAGCGCTTTTATTCAAGGGGCGAAACAATGGCCCGTGTTAACCTGTGCCAAACATTTTCCCGGACATGGGGACACCAGTGTAGATTCCCATTTGGAGTTGCCGGTGTTGCCCCATCCCGCCGAAAGATTAGCAGAAATTGAACTG encodes:
- a CDS encoding ribonuclease H-like domain-containing protein, which codes for MSLKEFQVCDGDLSADQLTEYLKAEVIAADTETMGLLPWRDRLCLVQLCDEKKRVTVVRMAKGQKSAPNLKQLLEAPNIVKVFHYARFDMAMLRSHLDIYVQPVFCSKIASKLARTYTPNHGLKSVVKELENIDLDKTSQSSDWGNAANLSDAQLKYAANDVKYLLPVQQKLTAILQREDRWKLALDCFNCLPVFVSLDLLQYQDIFQH